One window of the Pseudobdellovibrionaceae bacterium genome contains the following:
- a CDS encoding NifU family protein, with translation MAQITVSFETTPNPQSMKFNFSAPIAEEMAEFNDAGNCRRSPLATKIFGFPWAAGIMIGHDFVTITKQDWVEWDVIAEPLASLLQEHIERGEAVLLPETSVAASEDSEQVILIKRILNEEIRPAVAMDGGDIVFHRYEEGVVYVYMRGACSGCPSSMMTLKDGVEARLKAALPEIIEVIAL, from the coding sequence ATGGCGCAAATCACTGTGAGCTTTGAAACCACACCCAATCCCCAATCGATGAAATTCAACTTTTCTGCACCTATCGCGGAAGAGATGGCTGAGTTCAACGACGCCGGCAACTGCCGACGCTCACCTTTGGCAACCAAGATCTTTGGCTTCCCCTGGGCGGCAGGGATCATGATCGGGCATGACTTTGTCACCATCACCAAACAGGACTGGGTGGAATGGGATGTCATTGCTGAGCCATTGGCAAGTCTCCTGCAAGAACACATTGAGCGCGGCGAAGCCGTCCTTCTCCCCGAGACCTCAGTTGCCGCAAGCGAAGACAGCGAACAGGTGATTCTTATTAAGCGCATTCTCAACGAGGAAATCCGCCCAGCTGTGGCCATGGATGGAGGAGATATTGTCTTTCACCGCTACGAAGAAGGCGTGGTCTACGTCTACATGCGCGGAGCCTGCAGTGGCTGCCCCAGCTCGATGATGACTCTGAAAGACGGAGTGGAAGCTCGGCTCAAAGCCGCCCTCCCTGAAATCATCGAAGTCATTGCTCTTTAG
- a CDS encoding DUF366 family protein gives MRTKWLDKNICYDGSQLRSLYAYMNEGILGDSIIAWRGPCDVAWEHMVDGEDLRARSPIAGSDMVHFVVEKFDCSLLAAVALQRLMSSIALDLIRQKAGSRSLAQELFRSGDDLFAGERKLSISVATVSPVSAMIHFAVNVSNTGTPVPTLSLEDLQYPATVFAQDLLLAMQKEVVSTVEATRKVSWIK, from the coding sequence GTGCGGACCAAATGGCTCGATAAAAACATTTGTTATGACGGCAGCCAGCTTCGATCCCTTTACGCCTATATGAACGAGGGAATCCTCGGTGATTCGATTATTGCCTGGCGAGGGCCCTGTGATGTGGCCTGGGAACATATGGTGGACGGCGAAGACCTGAGGGCGCGAAGTCCCATTGCTGGGTCGGATATGGTTCATTTTGTGGTAGAGAAGTTTGACTGCAGCCTGTTGGCCGCAGTGGCTCTGCAGCGATTAATGTCCTCGATCGCCTTAGATCTCATTCGCCAAAAGGCAGGCAGCCGATCCTTGGCTCAAGAACTGTTTCGCTCCGGTGACGACCTATTTGCCGGCGAAAGAAAACTCAGCATTAGTGTGGCCACCGTGAGCCCTGTTTCCGCCATGATTCACTTTGCCGTCAATGTGAGCAACACAGGAACACCTGTACCGACTCTCTCACTTGAGGATTTGCAGTACCCCGCAACGGTCTTTGCTCAAGACCTATTGCTGGCTATGCAAAAAGAAGTGGTTTCAACAGTAGAGGCCACTCGCAAAGTCAGCTGGATCAAATAG
- the recJ gene encoding single-stranded-DNA-specific exonuclease RecJ, with product MAFSIRRQRPNRIVISTRWQPRSDLKSLEAPVSMPGLMWKILQARGLTSKEEVNSHLAPTLQNLTNPYELDGMDRAVSRLVQAFQDKEKIVLYGDFDLDGTSGVALLLKGMSLLGFESLVTYQPKRLTEGYGLHTHAIEQFHRDEVSLVVTIDVGITANEAVSRANELGVDVIITDHHLPAETLPEAVAIVNPNKGHCPSQLGHLCGTGVAFYLVLALRMKFRELKLMDLDFDPKSLLDCFVIGTLTDLVPLVGENRILVKHGLKELAQTQRPGLRVLMEELGLAGRELTSQEVAIRFAPKLNALSRMETGIFPLDIYLEESTEEAIRLVSEVMANNEMRLRLQAEAEEDAAAQAKELGQQGYVWVWSDKYHKGVVGLVATKLSQNLGVPAFVGSLNPETGKITGSARIPGPEAGSVLQALEFASPALNKFGGHAPAAGFEVSPDKAEELDRLFSEYYSDLNEAPLETSTLLYDATGSLSEVTPQFMNWFQHLGPFGSGWEPVTLCLENLEVKGVRELRGGHLRLDVADRLNPHRLEALWFSPPRDHQFSGLSQPIGEVVDLLCEPQWNYFAGRQKLQLLIRDLRLRV from the coding sequence ATGGCATTCTCAATAAGAAGGCAACGGCCTAATCGGATCGTGATTTCCACCCGCTGGCAGCCCCGCTCAGATCTTAAATCTCTTGAAGCCCCGGTTTCCATGCCGGGGTTGATGTGGAAGATCCTGCAGGCCAGGGGGCTCACCTCCAAAGAGGAGGTGAACTCTCATCTCGCGCCGACTCTGCAAAATTTGACCAATCCCTATGAACTGGATGGAATGGATCGGGCGGTTAGTCGCTTGGTTCAAGCCTTTCAAGATAAGGAAAAGATCGTTCTCTACGGTGATTTTGATTTGGACGGGACCTCTGGTGTGGCCTTGCTCCTAAAGGGGATGTCCCTTCTCGGTTTTGAAAGCCTGGTGACTTACCAGCCAAAACGACTGACAGAAGGCTATGGACTTCACACCCACGCGATTGAGCAGTTTCACCGCGATGAAGTCTCTCTGGTGGTAACCATTGATGTGGGTATCACTGCCAATGAGGCCGTATCACGAGCCAATGAGTTGGGGGTGGATGTGATCATCACCGATCATCATCTGCCTGCGGAGACTCTTCCCGAGGCCGTGGCCATTGTGAACCCCAATAAGGGACATTGCCCCTCTCAATTGGGGCACCTATGTGGCACGGGCGTGGCCTTTTATCTGGTTCTGGCTTTGCGCATGAAGTTTCGCGAACTAAAGCTGATGGATCTGGATTTTGATCCCAAAAGTCTCCTCGATTGCTTTGTTATTGGCACCTTGACTGATCTGGTGCCTCTGGTCGGGGAAAACCGGATTTTGGTGAAACATGGTTTAAAGGAGCTGGCTCAAACCCAGCGCCCCGGTCTGCGGGTGTTGATGGAAGAGTTGGGGTTGGCGGGCCGTGAGCTGACGTCTCAGGAAGTGGCCATCCGTTTTGCACCTAAACTCAATGCCCTGTCCCGAATGGAAACCGGAATTTTTCCCCTGGATATCTATTTGGAGGAAAGCACTGAAGAAGCCATTCGTTTGGTTTCAGAGGTCATGGCCAACAATGAAATGCGCCTCAGACTTCAGGCCGAGGCCGAAGAAGATGCGGCCGCACAGGCGAAAGAGCTTGGGCAGCAAGGTTATGTGTGGGTGTGGTCAGACAAATACCACAAAGGTGTGGTGGGTCTTGTGGCCACCAAACTATCGCAAAACCTTGGTGTCCCGGCTTTTGTGGGTTCGTTAAATCCCGAAACTGGAAAGATCACCGGCAGTGCGCGCATTCCTGGTCCTGAAGCGGGTAGTGTCCTCCAGGCCTTAGAATTTGCTTCTCCAGCTCTCAACAAGTTTGGTGGTCATGCGCCGGCGGCGGGGTTTGAAGTTTCTCCTGACAAGGCGGAAGAATTGGACAGGCTCTTTTCCGAGTACTACTCCGATTTGAATGAAGCCCCTTTGGAAACTTCAACACTGCTTTACGATGCCACAGGTTCCCTGTCTGAGGTGACGCCTCAGTTTATGAACTGGTTCCAGCATCTTGGCCCCTTTGGCAGCGGCTGGGAACCGGTGACCCTGTGCCTGGAAAACCTAGAGGTTAAAGGAGTTCGGGAGTTAAGAGGTGGCCATCTCCGTCTAGATGTGGCGGACCGACTGAACCCTCATCGCTTAGAGGCCCTGTGGTTTTCACCACCACGGGATCATCAGTTTTCTGGCCTTTCTCAGCCCATTGGTGAGGTGGTGGATCTCCTCTGTGAGCCCCAGTGGAACTACTTTGCCGGCCGTCAGAAGCTCCAGCTTCTTATTCGCGACCTGCGATTGAGGGTTTGA
- the secD gene encoding protein translocase subunit SecD, with the protein MESIKARVGIFILSILIGLAWVMPNFINFGDEDWWFSKKKIVYGLDIQGGLHLVMGVDTKGVIVEKTNRLAKSLQGELADKKVGFESVKSQDEDKTRLDVMLKTDADVASLEKYIEEFYPATLQILETDGTKVTLRYYDNVVREYKKQVIDQAIEVIRNRIDEFGVAEPSISAQGDNRILVQLPGIKDAQRAKELINRTARLDFRIVSTEVDPEKLGQMISDAEAAGNYGLGKENMGYSAYVKRLNEDLAGKLPEGTVVVFQKPESAANLEAGKIPYVVSKDTDLGGNELEDAHVRPGEYGEPEVIFSFNPDGRRKFSEITEKNVNKQMAIVLDEVVQSAPVIQGKISTSTARITLGGRNYQETMNEANFIATALRAGALPAALEQLEERTVGPTLGADAINAGKKAGMVGAILVLIFMIIYYRGLGVVANIALCLNVMFLLAILTSLGATLTLPGVAGIALTIGMAVDANIIIFERIKEELRKGAGIQAAIKDGFGNALSAIMDANITTIATSVVLMYYGTGPVRGFAVSLIIGVLTSMFTAIFVCKLIMDIMVNWMKVKKITAV; encoded by the coding sequence ATTGAAAGTATCAAAGCCCGTGTGGGTATTTTTATCCTGTCCATCCTGATTGGGTTGGCCTGGGTTATGCCTAACTTTATCAACTTTGGCGATGAAGACTGGTGGTTTTCCAAAAAGAAGATCGTCTACGGTCTGGATATTCAGGGTGGACTCCATCTAGTGATGGGTGTGGACACCAAAGGCGTCATTGTCGAAAAGACCAACCGTTTGGCCAAAAGCCTTCAGGGTGAGCTGGCGGACAAGAAAGTGGGCTTTGAGAGTGTGAAATCTCAGGACGAGGACAAGACTCGTCTAGATGTGATGTTAAAGACCGATGCCGATGTGGCCAGTTTGGAGAAGTACATCGAGGAGTTTTATCCTGCGACTTTACAGATCCTTGAGACTGATGGCACCAAGGTCACCCTTCGTTATTATGACAATGTCGTTCGTGAGTACAAAAAGCAGGTGATTGATCAGGCCATTGAAGTGATCCGCAACCGGATTGACGAATTTGGTGTGGCAGAGCCCAGCATTTCGGCCCAAGGGGACAATCGGATTTTGGTTCAGCTTCCCGGTATCAAGGATGCGCAAAGGGCCAAGGAACTCATCAATCGTACCGCTCGCTTGGACTTCCGTATTGTCAGTACGGAAGTTGATCCTGAGAAGTTGGGGCAAATGATTTCGGACGCGGAGGCTGCTGGTAACTATGGCTTGGGCAAAGAGAACATGGGTTACTCAGCCTACGTCAAGCGTCTCAACGAAGATCTGGCAGGCAAGCTTCCAGAAGGCACAGTGGTGGTCTTCCAAAAGCCTGAGAGTGCCGCCAATCTTGAAGCAGGTAAAATTCCCTACGTGGTTTCCAAAGACACCGATCTGGGTGGTAACGAGCTGGAAGATGCCCATGTGCGGCCGGGTGAATACGGTGAGCCCGAAGTTATTTTCTCCTTCAATCCTGATGGTCGTCGCAAGTTTAGTGAGATCACCGAGAAGAATGTGAATAAGCAAATGGCCATTGTCTTGGATGAAGTGGTGCAAAGTGCACCTGTGATCCAGGGTAAGATTTCAACCTCCACGGCGAGGATCACTCTCGGTGGCCGGAACTACCAAGAGACCATGAATGAGGCCAACTTCATCGCTACGGCCTTGAGAGCTGGTGCTCTTCCTGCGGCGCTTGAGCAGCTGGAAGAGAGAACTGTTGGTCCCACCTTAGGTGCTGACGCCATTAATGCCGGCAAAAAGGCGGGCATGGTGGGTGCCATCCTGGTTTTGATTTTTATGATTATCTACTATCGCGGTCTTGGGGTCGTGGCTAACATCGCCCTGTGTTTGAACGTTATGTTCCTGTTGGCAATTCTCACCTCTCTCGGAGCCACTCTCACGCTTCCGGGTGTGGCCGGTATTGCTCTGACTATTGGTATGGCGGTGGATGCCAATATCATTATTTTTGAGAGGATCAAAGAGGAGCTGCGCAAAGGTGCCGGGATCCAGGCGGCCATCAAAGATGGCTTTGGCAACGCTCTCAGCGCGATTATGGATGCGAACATCACCACCATCGCCACCAGCGTGGTTCTGATGTATTACGGAACAGGTCCTGTTCGTGGATTTGCCGTAAGTTTGATTATCGGTGTATTGACCTCTATGTTCACCGCCATTTTTGTCTGTAAGCTAATTATGGACATTATGGTGAATTGGATGAAGGTCAAAAAGATTACGGCTGTTTAA
- the lysS gene encoding lysine--tRNA ligase, translated as MGVEERDNPLRAEKRRKLHALKEKGIDPFPHNFKPTHESGGLKEKFGHLEAGQKLEDQVVVVAGRLMTKRDMGKASFFNIQDETGRMQVYVRVEDLSEQMATAFELIDIGDIVGVKGFIFKTKKGELSVHAQEFSILCKTLEPLPEKYHGLTDVELKYRYRHLDLIMNPETRKIFEMRSAIIREIRSFLDGRGFLEVETPVLQPIYGGAAAYPFSTHHRALDMKLFLKISPELYLKRLVVGGFNKVYEISKNFRNEGIDRSHNPEFTMMEYYEAYTDYEDQMRQFEELVSTVCQKITGSMKVVYTEKEIDFTPPWKRLSVNDGIKEYGGFDPESMSDDELFNKIKSLGSDRKKIGRRGEMIMEAFELTAEKHLWQPTFVIDFPVEVSPLTKKHRTKSGLVERFEPIVAGMELGNAYTELNDPEDQLERLKEQEALRVIDEEAQPMDHDFAHAIDVGMPPTGGVGLGVERLVMMLTNQPSIRDILFFPTMKHK; from the coding sequence ATTGGTGTTGAGGAAAGAGACAATCCCTTGAGAGCTGAAAAGCGCCGTAAGCTTCATGCTCTCAAAGAAAAAGGTATTGACCCATTTCCTCACAACTTTAAACCAACGCACGAAAGTGGCGGTTTAAAGGAGAAGTTTGGTCACTTGGAAGCCGGGCAGAAGCTAGAGGACCAGGTTGTGGTGGTGGCCGGTCGCCTGATGACCAAGAGGGACATGGGAAAGGCCTCCTTTTTCAATATTCAGGACGAGACAGGTCGTATGCAGGTCTATGTTCGGGTGGAAGATCTGTCCGAGCAAATGGCCACAGCCTTTGAGCTGATTGATATTGGCGATATCGTCGGTGTTAAGGGCTTCATCTTTAAAACGAAAAAGGGTGAACTTTCTGTTCACGCTCAGGAGTTCTCCATCTTGTGCAAAACACTGGAGCCACTGCCGGAGAAGTACCACGGTTTGACGGATGTTGAACTCAAGTATCGCTATCGGCATTTGGACCTGATCATGAATCCCGAAACCCGCAAGATTTTTGAAATGCGTTCAGCGATCATCCGTGAGATCCGCAGCTTCCTTGACGGGCGGGGTTTTTTGGAAGTGGAAACGCCTGTGCTCCAGCCCATTTATGGGGGAGCGGCGGCTTATCCCTTTTCAACCCATCACCGTGCATTGGATATGAAGCTGTTTTTGAAAATTTCGCCGGAACTCTACTTGAAGCGTCTGGTGGTCGGTGGTTTTAACAAGGTTTACGAGATCTCAAAAAATTTTCGCAATGAGGGTATCGACAGGTCTCATAACCCTGAGTTCACCATGATGGAGTACTACGAGGCCTATACGGATTACGAAGACCAGATGAGGCAATTTGAAGAGCTGGTCTCAACGGTTTGTCAAAAAATCACCGGTTCCATGAAGGTGGTCTATACAGAAAAGGAGATTGATTTCACTCCTCCCTGGAAGCGCTTGAGCGTCAATGACGGAATCAAAGAGTATGGCGGATTTGATCCTGAATCCATGAGTGACGATGAGTTGTTCAATAAGATCAAGTCTCTGGGATCGGACCGTAAAAAGATTGGTCGTCGCGGGGAGATGATCATGGAGGCCTTTGAGTTGACGGCTGAAAAGCATCTTTGGCAGCCGACCTTTGTGATCGATTTTCCGGTTGAGGTGTCTCCCTTGACCAAGAAGCACCGGACAAAGTCGGGTTTGGTAGAGCGCTTTGAGCCCATCGTGGCAGGAATGGAATTGGGCAATGCCTACACAGAACTCAATGATCCAGAAGACCAGCTGGAGCGTCTCAAAGAACAAGAAGCCCTGCGGGTCATCGACGAAGAGGCTCAGCCCATGGACCACGACTTTGCACACGCTATTGATGTGGGGATGCCACCCACAGGAGGCGTGGGTTTGGGAGTTGAACGCTTGGTGA
- a CDS encoding class I fructose-bisphosphate aldolase yields MTPRVREILSWYGSENPGVLTNMARMLNHGRLGGSGKLVILPVDQGFEHGPARSFAKNPDGYDPSYHFNLAIESGCNAYAAPLGFIEACAREYAGEIPLILKINNSDTLFGTKGAPHSALTSSVDDALRLGCCAIGFTIYPGSEARKEMYEEIAYASRMAKDAGLAVVMWSYPRGTDLSTDGETAIDVVAYAAQIAAQLGANFIKVKPPTSHIEQDAARKVYQEMNIKIEHLADRTRHVLDSAFNGKRVVIFSGGAAKGTEAVLEEVKGLAQGGSFGSIMGRNAFQRPKAEAVQLLHQVMDIYAGAAE; encoded by the coding sequence ATGACACCAAGAGTTAGGGAGATTTTGAGTTGGTACGGAAGTGAAAACCCCGGCGTCTTGACCAATATGGCAAGAATGCTCAACCACGGCCGTCTGGGTGGATCAGGTAAGTTGGTTATCCTTCCCGTGGATCAAGGTTTTGAACATGGTCCGGCTCGTAGTTTTGCTAAAAACCCTGATGGTTATGATCCTTCCTATCACTTCAATCTGGCGATTGAATCGGGATGTAATGCCTATGCCGCTCCACTGGGCTTCATTGAAGCCTGTGCCCGGGAATATGCTGGTGAGATTCCTTTGATTTTGAAAATTAACAACTCAGACACATTGTTCGGCACCAAAGGGGCGCCCCACTCGGCCTTAACTTCCTCGGTGGACGATGCTCTTCGCCTTGGCTGCTGTGCCATTGGCTTTACCATTTACCCCGGCTCTGAGGCGCGCAAGGAAATGTACGAAGAGATTGCCTATGCTTCACGCATGGCCAAGGACGCAGGTTTGGCCGTGGTGATGTGGTCTTACCCTCGTGGAACAGATCTTTCCACTGATGGAGAGACCGCCATTGATGTGGTTGCTTATGCGGCACAGATTGCCGCCCAGCTCGGCGCCAACTTCATTAAAGTGAAGCCGCCAACCTCTCACATTGAACAAGATGCGGCCCGCAAGGTCTATCAGGAAATGAACATCAAGATTGAGCACTTGGCAGATCGCACTCGCCACGTGTTGGATTCTGCCTTTAATGGCAAGCGCGTGGTGATTTTTAGCGGTGGAGCCGCAAAAGGTACAGAGGCGGTTCTTGAAGAGGTCAAGGGCTTGGCTCAGGGAGGGTCCTTCGGTAGCATCATGGGGCGCAATGCTTTCCAAAGACCAAAGGCTGAAGCAGTTCAACTTCTTCATCAGGTCATGGACATCTACGCGGGCGCTGCTGAGTAA
- a CDS encoding MFS transporter, which yields MRAFIHSRLAPFKHASFRRYFLVQTLSMIGTWSHDLARAWIVVEMMGKAAALGLLMLSVALPTLILILQGGVLVDKLEVRRLMMATRATLAVSAVTLAALTEFGEIQLWHLLVFGFLEGSVMAFDSPAEQAMRVRLVPRDDFQQAIALMSSNFHLARMMGPLVAGFLMIQHGPSLVFLVDGISYVGVLLILSQLQLQPILRRPPEPSQSHSAALIEGLKYLIRTPKLRYPMFQLLLTICLIFPQIVVIFRTYVREKFQLSSGEFGYVFSLPAMGALAGTLVFALWKPKTPIHTLRLSIPCLLVGYTLVPLMPTVTATAGTMMITGFFSYLTFASLTITMHLEVEEDFRGRIGSVIGLGFLAIGPMMSFPVGGLADRIGFTPAVWSLTWAFGLLSALFAYLHFRALGRRAQYKEKT from the coding sequence ATGAGAGCCTTCATTCACAGCCGCCTGGCCCCCTTTAAACATGCGAGCTTCCGTCGCTACTTCCTGGTGCAGACTCTGTCGATGATTGGCACCTGGTCCCACGATCTAGCTCGGGCCTGGATCGTGGTGGAGATGATGGGGAAAGCCGCTGCCCTGGGGCTTCTCATGCTCTCCGTTGCTCTGCCCACTCTGATTTTGATTCTCCAAGGCGGAGTTTTGGTCGACAAACTTGAAGTCCGCCGACTGATGATGGCGACCCGAGCCACTTTGGCCGTTTCCGCTGTGACCCTGGCGGCTCTGACTGAGTTTGGCGAGATTCAACTGTGGCATCTGCTGGTGTTTGGCTTTCTTGAGGGGAGTGTCATGGCCTTTGATTCTCCTGCTGAGCAGGCCATGCGGGTGCGGTTGGTCCCTCGAGATGACTTCCAGCAGGCCATTGCCCTTATGTCCTCCAATTTCCACTTGGCGAGAATGATGGGGCCTTTGGTGGCTGGCTTTCTCATGATCCAACACGGCCCATCCCTGGTGTTTTTGGTCGATGGCATTTCCTATGTGGGAGTACTTCTCATCCTGTCCCAGCTTCAGCTTCAACCCATCTTGCGGCGGCCTCCCGAACCCAGCCAGTCCCATAGTGCTGCCCTGATTGAGGGCTTAAAGTATCTGATTCGCACTCCCAAGTTGCGCTACCCCATGTTTCAGCTGCTTCTCACCATCTGCCTGATCTTTCCCCAGATCGTGGTCATCTTTCGCACTTATGTGAGAGAAAAATTCCAGTTGTCGTCGGGCGAGTTTGGCTACGTATTTAGCCTTCCCGCAATGGGAGCCCTCGCCGGCACCCTTGTATTTGCTCTGTGGAAACCCAAGACCCCCATTCACACTCTGCGCCTGAGCATCCCCTGTTTGTTGGTGGGATACACCCTGGTCCCCCTCATGCCCACGGTGACCGCCACTGCCGGGACGATGATGATCACTGGCTTTTTCTCCTATTTGACCTTTGCTTCACTCACGATCACCATGCATCTGGAAGTGGAGGAGGATTTCCGGGGGCGCATCGGCTCAGTGATCGGCCTGGGATTTCTCGCCATCGGCCCCATGATGTCCTTTCCCGTTGGCGGACTGGCTGATCGCATTGGATTTACGCCGGCCGTCTGGAGCCTGACATGGGCATTTGGTTTACTCAGCGCCCTTTTCGCTTACCTCCACTTCCGTGCCCTGGGGCGCAGAGCCCAATATAAGGAAAAAACCTGA
- the secF gene encoding protein translocase subunit SecF: protein MGKRHQQQNNPKTGRKNDPGKFDFLKLGTPFAVLSTIVVLASLVLIATKGFNYGIDFAGGTEVQVQFNQAVEAGQVRSFTDEMGFNKASVQSFGEHNEYLIRLETIEGETDKETNELLKTLIAKITEGLTNSFASQGATIRRVDSVGPQVGAELKRNGVLAAFYCLLLILVYIGLRFDYKYAPGAVFCLFHDSIVTLGIFSLFGREVNVQTMAAILTIIGYSLNDTIINFDRIRENEGLFRDEKFPWIVNRAVNDVLSRTILTSLTTMLAVGAMYFIGEGVIQDFAFTMGIGIIVGTYSSIYVANPLVIFMDGILNKKATA from the coding sequence ATGGGAAAAAGACATCAACAACAAAACAATCCCAAGACAGGTCGTAAAAATGACCCCGGGAAGTTTGATTTTTTGAAGTTGGGAACCCCTTTTGCGGTTCTTTCAACAATAGTCGTACTTGCATCCCTCGTGTTGATTGCCACCAAGGGTTTTAACTACGGAATTGATTTCGCCGGTGGAACAGAAGTACAGGTTCAATTCAACCAGGCAGTCGAGGCCGGCCAGGTCCGCAGCTTTACCGATGAGATGGGTTTTAACAAAGCCTCGGTACAGTCTTTTGGTGAACACAATGAATACTTGATTCGCCTTGAGACCATAGAAGGCGAGACCGACAAAGAGACCAATGAATTGCTCAAGACTTTGATTGCCAAGATAACTGAGGGACTGACAAATTCTTTTGCCTCTCAGGGCGCGACCATCCGCCGCGTGGACTCGGTTGGCCCTCAGGTTGGGGCGGAGCTTAAGCGCAATGGTGTTTTGGCAGCATTCTATTGTCTGCTTTTGATTCTGGTTTATATCGGACTGCGATTTGACTACAAATACGCCCCAGGTGCTGTGTTCTGTTTGTTCCATGACTCCATCGTGACTTTGGGGATTTTCTCCCTTTTTGGGCGGGAAGTGAATGTTCAGACGATGGCGGCGATTTTGACCATTATTGGTTACTCTCTCAACGATACGATCATTAACTTCGACCGTATTCGCGAAAATGAGGGGCTGTTTAGAGACGAGAAATTCCCGTGGATTGTCAATCGGGCGGTCAATGATGTTCTAAGCCGAACGATTCTAACTTCCCTTACAACTATGTTAGCCGTGGGAGCCATGTATTTCATCGGCGAGGGCGTGATTCAGGATTTTGCCTTTACCATGGGTATCGGTATTATTGTTGGAACCTACTCGTCCATATACGTTGCCAACCCGTTGGTGATCTTTATGGATGGCATTCTCAATAAGAAGGCAACGGCCTAA
- the yajC gene encoding preprotein translocase subunit YajC, translating to MFSQLAMAQAAAGKAAPGFLEQMMPFLFIFIIFFFLIIRPQQKRAKKQQEFLGALKRGDSVLTSGGIFGTIEGLTDKFVTLEVSDGVRLRILRTQISGPVSEEAK from the coding sequence ATGTTCAGTCAGTTGGCTATGGCTCAAGCGGCTGCCGGCAAAGCGGCGCCTGGATTCCTTGAGCAAATGATGCCCTTTCTTTTTATTTTCATCATTTTCTTCTTTTTGATTATTCGTCCTCAACAGAAGCGCGCCAAAAAGCAGCAAGAGTTCCTGGGAGCTCTAAAGCGTGGCGATTCCGTTTTGACATCCGGTGGGATCTTCGGAACCATAGAGGGCCTAACCGACAAGTTCGTCACACTTGAAGTCTCTGATGGTGTGCGCTTGCGGATTCTGCGGACGCAAATTTCAGGCCCCGTGAGTGAGGAAGCAAAATGA
- the queC gene encoding 7-cyano-7-deazaguanine synthase QueC — protein MKSLVLLSGGLDSSVNLYQAHRDTEVIMALTFDYGQRAARKEIESARALCAGLGITHQVVELPWFKVFSRSSLTDANQPVPQGSEVSIDDLKTSEQTAEKVWVPNRNGILLNIAAGFAEGLGAEVVIPGFNSEEAATFPDNTREFLQALDHSFSFSTARGVKTKCFTVDLSKTEIVRLGKDLKVPFDRLWPCYHAGDSWCGECESCQRFQRAMKEA, from the coding sequence ATAAAATCCCTGGTCCTTCTTTCCGGAGGGCTGGATTCATCAGTCAATTTGTATCAAGCCCATCGGGATACCGAAGTGATCATGGCCCTGACCTTTGATTATGGTCAACGGGCGGCTCGCAAAGAGATTGAATCAGCGCGAGCTCTATGTGCCGGCCTTGGCATTACTCATCAGGTGGTGGAGCTCCCTTGGTTCAAAGTGTTTTCCCGCTCTTCGCTAACGGACGCGAATCAGCCGGTGCCGCAAGGGTCTGAAGTGTCTATTGATGATTTGAAGACTTCGGAACAGACGGCAGAAAAAGTTTGGGTCCCCAATCGCAATGGCATTTTGCTTAACATTGCTGCCGGCTTTGCTGAAGGTTTGGGAGCTGAGGTGGTGATTCCTGGATTTAATTCCGAAGAGGCCGCAACTTTCCCTGACAACACTCGTGAATTCCTGCAGGCTTTGGATCACAGTTTTTCCTTTTCCACGGCACGTGGGGTAAAGACCAAGTGTTTTACTGTTGATTTGAGCAAAACCGAAATTGTGCGATTGGGGAAGGATCTAAAAGTGCCATTTGATCGGCTGTGGCCCTGCTACCATGCGGGGGACAGTTGGTGTGGTGAGTGTGAGTCCTGTCAGCGCTTTCAGCGCGCGATGAAGGAGGCCTAA